One window of the Candidatus Zymogenus saltonus genome contains the following:
- a CDS encoding PAS domain S-box protein translates to MKKPIRILYIEDNPADVRLAREMLSESPGEFHLETANRLSEGLRKLSTEEYDVVLTDLGLPDSSGFETFYKAYSVAPQTPFVILSGLSDENLAIQAVKDGAQSYLLKDKINPFFLRDTIKHSIERCRLLVELRKTASNLRERVKELNCLHEILKIVEKEDADVEDLVQRIVDTIPPAFLNPENTVARIKVGDREFRSRNFKEAKSLLSEPILLSGEQLGGIEIHLLEDTTKKGAEPFLEEERNLVKTISERIGRIIERNRAEDKLKKSEEKHRRLFETMAQGVVYQDREGKITSANPAAEKILGLTLDQMTGRTSIDPRWKAVHEDGSDFQGDTHPSMAALKTGKAVENQIMGVFNPSDDGYRWIDVNAVPICSPDEKEPYKVYTTFTDITQLQNSRNHINHLNRLLSSIRNINQLIVKEKDKDVLLKKVCEILVEVSGYFFVWIGFINEEHKKVVPIAKWGFDNGYLDNITITWDGDVTAKGPTGTAIKTKKTCVFNDLMNNPDYDPWKEEAEKRGYKSAVSVPFVYQDTLYGTLNVYADTINYFCGDEIALLEEAAQDIAYALSYIDKEEIRRQAEIDLRESQRKLSTLISNLPGIAYRCKTDEYWTMEFISEGCYEITGYGPEDFIDNKNVSFGKTLNHPDDQQYIRDEIENALKEKRPYEITYRIISADGREKWLWERGVGVPSGESDEIVLEGFINDITAQKTAEEKILYLKQFNENVVNFMVDPIDIIDESYRIVFQNRAAKERFGNGEGNICHEFYLGIDAPCNGCTNVKTINEHRQFIKETILPDGSIFEIHTTPILMPEGHYCSMEIMRDITERKRAEDALKKSEASLNKAQKVSHVGSWEWNIKEDRVKWSDEMYRIFGIEKENFTGNLEDVIKSAIHPDDRSAVESANMSVINDKKSLPLEYRVVLPDGKARVVWAEAGELILDNGGNASILTGIVQDITERKRAEQEIGESEEKWRGLFENSIEAVFTVDLKGNFTSMNDALAEVMGYEREEIIGSNFKKFADPEEIEYVFNAYNNLYSTGEPVRNLVYKTIRKDGEARTLEVYLNLIREGNKITGFQGILRDITDRKRAEEALQNSEAQLSNALRIARAGNWEYDVAGDTFTFSDNFYTIFRTTAEEMGGYRLSSADYARRFCHPDDVDIVGGEVKAAIETTDPNFSRQLEHRILYADGEVGHIAVRFFIVKDGEGRTVKTYGVNQDITEHYRAAEELRKSEEKYRTIIENIEDGYFEVDVKGNFTFFNDSMCRILGYSEAEMLGMNNRDYMDEATAAEVYEVFNEVFKTKKAKRVFDWELIRKDGNGVFVSTSVTPIMDKEGNVIGFRGIARDITEKKRAEEALHASETRYRRLFEAAKDGILILNADTGRIEDVNPFIKILLGYSHDELLGKELWEIGVFKDIAANKENFLELQEKKYVRYEDQLLQTKGGKEVHVEFVSNVYSVNHKKVVQCDIRDITERKKAEATLVESERILNSTGQIAAIGGWEHDLVTGKAVWTKALYDIIEIPYDEEPPGVDEHLDFYPSRDREILFEAYNKAIENGTLFDLDLQVYTSKKKLIWCRVRGEPVYKDGECVGLRGIFQNITEQKRIDDALKKSEESYRSLVENISSVIFNLDVEGNFTYISPRVKSVLKYDIEDLMGKSFHSFIHPDDLPLLLENREKVLKGTSASSSLVFRAIDKDGNTVFVNSSGRPTIKDGEIVGVTAIINDVTEQKKMDDALKKSEESYRSLVENVNDVIFNIDAEGNFTYISPRIADISKYDPEDLMDKPFSDFIYSDDLPLLLESRERTQKGIIEPFEYRVVDKDGAIIFVRSSSRLIKKDGEVMGMTGVITDITERKKLEGQLIQAEKLSSLGGILSGVAHELNNPLTSIIGNAQILMRRDIPSDIKDKLEVIMKESIRSSKIVGGLLAFAREHKSEKKMVAINDIIFESYRLREYELRVDDVKMNLNLSEDIPKTSADPYQLQQVFINMINNAHDALVEKNGGTLDIFTLHKGDRIVIEFKDDGIGIPKEHLKKIFDPFFTTKEVGKGTGLGMSIVYGIITDHNGTIDVESEVGKGTKFIIQLPITQEIIREEEEEYTKAVEKPEGKIRVLVVEDEESLRDFLVEALEVEGYIVEMAKSGEEAIELIKCRDYDIIITDMKMPGLTGESIYNYVKKTNQALTERMVFITGDILGKETQNFFKVSDAKFIEKPFEIDELLSVLVELLVEKRNIH, encoded by the coding sequence GATTTGAAACATTTTACAAAGCGTATTCTGTTGCACCTCAAACTCCGTTTGTTATCCTGAGCGGCCTTTCCGACGAGAATCTGGCGATCCAAGCGGTGAAAGACGGCGCGCAGTCGTATCTCTTGAAGGATAAGATCAATCCGTTTTTTTTAAGGGATACGATCAAACACTCCATCGAGCGGTGCAGGCTTCTTGTGGAATTAAGAAAAACCGCAAGCAATCTAAGGGAGCGCGTCAAGGAGCTTAATTGTCTCCATGAGATATTAAAAATAGTCGAAAAGGAAGATGCGGACGTCGAAGACCTAGTCCAAAGAATCGTTGATACAATACCCCCCGCCTTTTTAAATCCGGAAAACACCGTTGCGAGGATAAAAGTTGGAGACAGGGAGTTCAGGTCGCGGAATTTTAAGGAAGCCAAATCCTTATTGTCCGAGCCGATATTACTATCGGGCGAACAGTTAGGAGGCATAGAGATCCACTTGTTGGAAGATACGACCAAAAAAGGCGCAGAGCCTTTTTTGGAGGAGGAGCGCAATCTCGTAAAGACCATCTCGGAGCGGATCGGGAGGATCATAGAGCGAAATAGAGCGGAAGATAAGTTGAAAAAAAGCGAGGAGAAGCACCGAAGGCTCTTCGAGACCATGGCCCAGGGGGTGGTTTATCAGGACAGAGAGGGAAAGATCACCTCGGCCAATCCCGCCGCGGAAAAAATTCTCGGTTTGACCCTCGACCAGATGACGGGAAGGACCTCGATAGACCCCCGCTGGAAGGCTGTACACGAGGACGGATCGGATTTCCAGGGAGATACTCATCCCTCGATGGCGGCGTTGAAGACAGGAAAAGCGGTTGAAAATCAGATAATGGGTGTATTCAATCCATCGGATGATGGGTATCGATGGATAGATGTAAACGCGGTCCCAATTTGCAGTCCGGATGAAAAAGAGCCCTATAAGGTATATACAACTTTTACCGATATCACGCAATTACAGAATTCAAGAAATCATATAAATCATTTAAACCGCCTCTTGAGCTCGATCAGGAACATCAACCAGCTTATCGTTAAGGAGAAAGACAAGGATGTTCTCCTTAAGAAGGTTTGTGAGATACTTGTAGAGGTTTCAGGGTATTTCTTTGTATGGATAGGTTTTATCAATGAAGAGCACAAGAAGGTGGTCCCGATCGCTAAGTGGGGATTTGACAATGGATATCTGGATAATATCACAATTACATGGGATGGCGACGTAACGGCAAAGGGGCCCACGGGGACGGCAATTAAAACTAAAAAGACGTGCGTATTTAATGACCTAATGAATAATCCCGATTACGACCCTTGGAAAGAAGAGGCGGAAAAGAGGGGATACAAATCAGCTGTTTCTGTTCCTTTCGTTTATCAAGATACCCTTTATGGCACGCTGAATGTCTATGCAGACACTATTAATTATTTTTGCGGCGATGAAATCGCACTTCTTGAGGAAGCGGCTCAGGATATTGCCTATGCGTTGTCTTATATAGATAAGGAGGAGATACGAAGACAGGCGGAGATAGACCTCAGGGAGAGCCAGCGAAAGCTTTCCACTCTCATAAGCAACCTCCCGGGTATCGCATACCGGTGCAAAACTGATGAATATTGGACGATGGAATTCATCAGCGAAGGATGCTATGAAATTACGGGTTATGGCCCGGAAGATTTCATTGATAACAAAAATGTTTCATTTGGCAAAACACTTAACCACCCCGATGACCAACAGTACATACGGGATGAGATCGAAAATGCCCTTAAAGAAAAACGTCCCTATGAGATCACATATCGAATCATTTCAGCTGATGGCCGGGAAAAGTGGTTATGGGAGAGGGGGGTAGGAGTCCCTTCGGGGGAGTCCGATGAAATAGTCCTTGAGGGCTTCATTAACGACATCACCGCGCAGAAAACCGCCGAAGAAAAGATATTGTATCTCAAGCAGTTCAACGAGAACGTTGTCAACTTCATGGTTGATCCAATAGACATCATCGACGAATCTTACAGGATTGTTTTTCAAAACCGGGCGGCCAAGGAGCGCTTCGGCAATGGAGAAGGAAATATCTGTCACGAATTCTATTTAGGCATCGACGCTCCATGCAATGGATGTACCAATGTGAAGACCATCAACGAGCACAGGCAGTTTATAAAGGAAACGATCCTTCCTGACGGTTCAATATTTGAGATTCACACCACCCCAATTCTTATGCCTGAAGGACACTACTGCTCGATGGAGATTATGAGGGACATCACCGAGCGAAAACGGGCCGAGGATGCGCTAAAAAAAAGCGAGGCTTCACTTAATAAAGCCCAGAAGGTCTCACATGTTGGTAGTTGGGAGTGGAATATAAAGGAAGATCGGGTCAAGTGGTCTGATGAAATGTATAGAATCTTCGGGATTGAAAAGGAGAATTTTACCGGAAATCTCGAAGATGTGATTAAAAGTGCCATTCATCCGGATGACAGGTCGGCGGTCGAGAGTGCCAACATGTCCGTTATAAACGATAAAAAATCGTTGCCTCTCGAATACAGGGTCGTCTTGCCTGACGGAAAAGCGCGTGTAGTCTGGGCTGAAGCGGGCGAACTTATTCTGGACAATGGAGGCAACGCTTCGATCCTCACTGGTATCGTTCAAGACATAACCGAACGTAAGCGGGCGGAACAGGAGATCGGGGAGAGCGAGGAGAAATGGAGGGGTTTGTTTGAGAACTCCATAGAAGCTGTTTTTACAGTGGACCTAAAGGGGAACTTCACATCGATGAACGACGCCCTCGCAGAAGTTATGGGTTATGAGAGAGAAGAAATTATAGGGAGCAACTTCAAGAAGTTTGCTGACCCCGAAGAGATAGAATATGTTTTCAATGCCTATAATAACCTCTATAGCACGGGCGAGCCGGTAAGAAATCTTGTCTATAAGACCATAAGAAAAGATGGTGAAGCGCGCACTCTGGAAGTGTATTTAAACCTCATTCGTGAAGGCAATAAGATAACGGGATTTCAAGGGATTCTGAGGGACATTACCGATCGAAAACGGGCCGAGGAGGCGCTGCAAAACAGTGAAGCCCAGTTGTCCAATGCGTTGCGTATAGCCCGGGCCGGCAACTGGGAATACGACGTCGCCGGCGACACCTTCACCTTCAGCGACAATTTCTACACCATTTTCCGCACCACGGCCGAAGAAATGGGCGGGTACCGACTGTCTTCGGCCGACTATGCGCGCAGGTTCTGCCATCCGGACGATGTGGACATAGTAGGCGGGGAGGTGAAGGCGGCTATTGAGACCACCGACCCGAACTTCAGCCGTCAGCTCGAACATCGAATACTGTATGCCGACGGGGAAGTCGGCCACATCGCGGTGCGCTTCTTCATCGTCAAAGACGGAGAGGGTCGCACGGTAAAGACCTACGGGGTCAACCAGGACATTACCGAGCATTATCGGGCGGCGGAGGAGCTTAGAAAAAGCGAAGAGAAGTATAGGACAATAATTGAGAACATCGAAGACGGGTACTTTGAGGTCGATGTTAAAGGGAATTTTACATTCTTCAATGACTCGATGTGCAGGATTCTTGGATATTCCGAAGCCGAGATGCTCGGTATGAATAACAGAGATTATATGGATGAAGCGACGGCCGCGGAAGTCTATGAAGTATTCAATGAGGTTTTCAAGACTAAAAAAGCAAAGAGGGTATTCGATTGGGAACTGATCAGAAAGGATGGAAATGGGGTTTTTGTTTCTACATCAGTTACCCCCATAATGGACAAAGAAGGAAACGTGATTGGTTTTAGGGGAATAGCGCGAGACATTACCGAAAAAAAGAGGGCCGAAGAAGCCCTGCATGCCTCCGAGACGCGATACCGGCGGCTCTTTGAGGCCGCCAAGGACGGAATACTGATCCTAAATGCCGACACCGGAAGGATAGAGGATGTAAATCCTTTTATAAAAATATTGCTGGGATATTCCCACGATGAGCTTTTGGGAAAGGAGCTGTGGGAGATAGGAGTTTTTAAAGACATCGCGGCAAATAAAGAGAATTTCCTCGAACTGCAGGAAAAAAAATATGTCCGCTATGAAGACCAGCTGCTTCAAACCAAGGGCGGTAAGGAAGTTCATGTTGAGTTCGTCAGCAACGTCTATTCTGTCAACCATAAAAAAGTAGTGCAATGCGATATCCGCGACATCACAGAGCGCAAGAAGGCAGAAGCGACGCTTGTGGAGAGCGAGCGGATATTGAATTCAACCGGGCAGATAGCCGCGATTGGTGGATGGGAACATGATCTCGTCACCGGAAAAGCGGTTTGGACTAAAGCTCTCTATGACATAATAGAGATACCATATGATGAGGAACCGCCTGGCGTTGATGAACACCTTGACTTCTACCCTTCACGTGATCGGGAGATTCTCTTTGAGGCATATAACAAGGCCATCGAAAATGGAACGCTCTTTGATCTCGATCTGCAAGTTTATACTTCAAAGAAAAAGCTCATCTGGTGTCGTGTCCGCGGCGAGCCCGTGTATAAGGACGGCGAGTGCGTTGGTTTGCGGGGCATATTCCAGAATATTACCGAACAGAAACGGATAGATGATGCCCTCAAAAAGAGCGAGGAGAGCTACCGCTCCCTCGTGGAAAATATCAGTAGTGTAATTTTTAATCTAGATGTCGAAGGAAATTTCACTTATATCAGCCCGAGGGTGAAAAGTGTATTAAAATACGACATAGAAGATCTGATGGGCAAATCATTTCATAGCTTCATACATCCCGATGATCTCCCGCTTTTATTGGAGAACCGCGAAAAGGTCTTGAAGGGTACTAGTGCTAGTTCATCTCTTGTATTTAGGGCCATTGATAAGGATGGCAATACAGTATTTGTCAATTCATCTGGCCGTCCCACAATAAAAGATGGAGAAATAGTGGGTGTAACCGCAATCATAAACGATGTCACCGAGCAAAAGAAGATGGATGATGCCCTCAAGAAGAGCGAGGAGAGCTACCGCTCCCTCGTGGAAAATGTCAATGACGTGATTTTCAACATAGATGCGGAGGGAAACTTTACATATATCAGCCCAAGGATTGCCGATATATCAAAATATGATCCGGAAGATCTAATGGACAAGCCTTTTTCCGACTTTATTTATTCCGATGATCTTCCATTGTTGTTAGAGAGCCGAGAAAGAACACAAAAAGGTATTATAGAGCCTTTTGAATACAGGGTAGTTGATAAAGACGGCGCCATAATTTTTGTCCGCTCTTCAAGCCGTCTCATCAAAAAAGACGGCGAGGTAATGGGAATGACCGGAGTTATAACCGACATCACCGAAAGAAAGAAGCTGGAAGGACAGCTGATTCAGGCTGAAAAATTATCGAGTCTCGGCGGCATTCTCTCCGGGGTCGCCCACGAGCTCAATAATCCCCTCACTTCAATAATAGGAAACGCCCAGATACTTATGCGAAGGGACATTCCATCCGATATTAAGGACAAGCTCGAGGTTATAATGAAGGAGTCAATCCGATCCTCCAAGATCGTGGGGGGGCTCCTCGCTTTTGCGAGAGAACACAAATCCGAGAAGAAGATGGTAGCAATAAACGACATAATCTTCGAGTCTTACAGACTGAGGGAATATGAGCTTCGGGTGGATGATGTTAAAATGAACTTGAATCTCAGCGAGGATATTCCGAAGACATCGGCCGATCCTTATCAACTCCAGCAGGTTTTCATTAACATGATAAACAATGCCCATGACGCCCTTGTCGAGAAAAACGGGGGGACTTTGGACATCTTTACTCTTCACAAGGGAGACAGGATTGTAATCGAGTTCAAGGACGATGGTATTGGTATTCCAAAAGAGCACCTAAAAAAGATATTTGATCCTTTCTTTACGACAAAGGAGGTGGGGAAGGGAACGGGCCTTGGGATGAGCATCGTGTACGGGATAATAACCGACCATAACGGGACCATAGATGTAGAGAGCGAGGTGGGAAAGGGGACCAAGTTTATTATCCAACTGCCGATTACTCAAGAAATAATAAGAGAAGAAGAGGAGGAATATACCAAAGCGGTAGAAAAACCGGAGGGGAAGATAAGAGTCCTTGTAGTGGAAGACGAAGAATCGCTGAGGGATTTTTTGGTCGAGGCCTTGGAGGTTGAGGGTTACATTGTGGAGATGGCAAAAAGCGGTGAAGAGGCGATCGAGCTTATAAAATGCAGAGACTATGATATCATAATCACCGACATGAAAATGCCGGGTCTAACCGGCGAGAGCATCTATAATTATGTTAAAAAAACCAACCAGGCTTTGACCGAAAGAATGGTTTTCATTACCGGGGATATACTTGGAAAAGAGACACAGAATTTCTTCAAGGTTTCCGATGCGAAATTCATAGAAAAGCCTTTCGAGATTGATGAATTACTTTCTGTTTTAGTAGAGCTGTTGGTAGAAAAAAGGAATATTCATTGA